In Taeniopygia guttata chromosome 7, bTaeGut7.mat, whole genome shotgun sequence, a single window of DNA contains:
- the ORMDL1 gene encoding ORM1-like protein 1, with translation MNVGVAHSEVNPNTRVMNSRGMWLTYALGVGMLHIVLLSIPFFSVPVAWTLTNVIHNLGMYVFLHAVKGTPFETPDQGKARLLTHWEQLDYGVQFTSSRKFFTISPIILYFLTSFYTKYDPTHFILNTASLLTVLIPKLPQLHGVRIFGINKY, from the exons ATGAACGTAGGAGTTGCCCACAGCGAGGTAAATCCGAACACTCGAGTGATGAACAGCCGAGGAATGTGGCTGACATATGCGCTGGGAGTCGGCATGCTGCACATTGTCCTGCTCAGCATTCCCTTCTTTAGTGTCCCTGTCGCCTGGACTTTAACAAATGTCATTCACAACCTG gGAATGTATGTGTTTTTGCATGCAGTAAAGGGAACTCCTTTCGAAACACCTGATCAGGGCAAAGCTAGGCTACtaacacactgggaacagctggatTATGGAGTACAATTCACATCTTCAAGGAAGTTCTTCACAATCTCTCCTATAATTCT GTACTTCCTGACGAGTTTCTATACAAAGTATGATCCCACACACTTTATCCTCAACACAGCCTCTCTCCTGACCGTGCTTATCCCCAAGCTGCCACAGTTGCACGGGGTTCGAATCTTTGGCATCAATAAATACTAA